One Kaistella polysaccharea DNA segment encodes these proteins:
- a CDS encoding BlaI/MecI/CopY family transcriptional regulator, with amino-acid sequence MKISELTAGEEQLMNVLWKLEYGYMREIIEFYPDPKPHPNTISTFLKILVEKEFLQTTREGRIFKYTVAIPFEDYKKYKLGIFLEYYFDNSPKNLVKTLLAENLIHPADFKEFFEVKTTIHSNLKKEKRDSDLSDFIEEITAPKKKKVGKEKKKKNKLSKQKKKKKL; translated from the coding sequence ATGAAAATTAGCGAATTAACGGCAGGCGAAGAACAATTAATGAATGTCCTCTGGAAACTTGAATACGGATATATGCGGGAAATTATCGAGTTTTATCCTGATCCAAAACCCCACCCCAATACAATTTCTACCTTCCTAAAAATTTTAGTGGAAAAAGAATTTTTACAAACCACAAGAGAAGGACGGATTTTTAAGTACACGGTAGCCATTCCATTTGAAGATTATAAAAAATATAAACTCGGAATTTTTTTAGAATATTATTTTGATAATTCACCGAAAAACCTGGTAAAGACCTTACTGGCTGAAAACCTAATTCATCCAGCTGACTTTAAAGAGTTTTTCGAAGTGAAAACAACTATTCATTCTAATCTTAAAAAGGAAAAGCGCGATTCTGATCTAAGTGATTTTATAGAAGAAATTACGGCACCAAAGAAGAAAAAAGTTGGGAAAGAAAAGAAGAAAAAAAATAAGCTAAGCAAGCAGAAAAAGAAGAAAAAACTTTAA
- a CDS encoding DUF4153 domain-containing protein produces the protein MRNKFIDIFGNAGFIIKHNPLMLVIALIAAVSMICLVEVALPRQEQSFVFMKLALVASLGISVSFTVRMLSQRFGREIVFQFIAIVFLIAFYFLLPDREKDFTEMYAYLLIPTFILSHLLVSFVAFLKFNSELNFWQFNKKLFINSFLTAVFTGVLTGGVLLAILAVDRLFDFNLGNEWYTYTLYFLLFFGSVFIFLLFNENGLPYLERHGDYPVILKFFTQYILIPLLLIYAVILYFYSAKILINWELPRGWVSYLILAYSVVGILALLLVHPLKDDTTKSWVRMFSKIFYYTLLPLIILLFVAIFTRILEYGYTEPRYFVLMLALWLTTVVLYFILNITQTIKFIPLSLFLFGLFSLAFPYFNAFSVAKRSQKSELVKILNENNLLKNGKINFSKKIQSEKVHDIADKFKFLAERKEIDFLLPFLHSKGQVELTKNIQDGNYYEIKNLTKNQFKNISYDLSDKEINPASQNITLVAKDFNANLSGYQYLFKAYNYKDNFFEFEGNTIELKMPVSVFKSDFNLIFNKQKVNLVPDLQKLFKKYPNNGEIKVDNLFITKKIGNYEFKIMFDTLILVKSANKESQFLINSESILILIRKL, from the coding sequence GTGCGAAATAAATTTATTGACATCTTTGGGAATGCAGGATTTATAATCAAACACAATCCTTTGATGCTGGTAATCGCATTGATTGCTGCTGTTTCTATGATTTGTCTCGTTGAAGTTGCACTACCTCGGCAGGAGCAGTCATTTGTTTTTATGAAGTTGGCATTGGTGGCATCTTTGGGAATTTCTGTTTCTTTTACGGTAAGAATGCTGTCGCAAAGATTCGGTCGGGAAATCGTCTTTCAGTTTATTGCGATTGTATTTCTAATTGCTTTTTATTTTCTACTTCCAGACCGGGAGAAAGATTTTACAGAAATGTATGCCTATTTATTGATTCCTACTTTTATTTTATCCCATCTACTCGTGTCGTTCGTAGCATTTTTAAAATTTAACAGCGAATTGAATTTCTGGCAGTTTAACAAAAAATTATTCATCAATTCGTTCTTAACTGCTGTATTTACAGGAGTTTTAACGGGCGGCGTTTTATTGGCTATTTTAGCGGTTGATCGGCTTTTTGATTTTAATCTGGGAAACGAGTGGTACACATATACACTCTACTTCCTGTTATTCTTCGGCAGCGTTTTTATATTTCTATTATTTAATGAAAATGGACTTCCATATCTAGAGCGACACGGTGATTATCCCGTAATACTAAAATTCTTTACGCAATATATCCTCATCCCACTATTGCTCATTTATGCAGTGATTCTATATTTCTATTCTGCTAAGATTTTAATCAACTGGGAACTTCCCAGAGGTTGGGTTTCTTATCTGATTCTCGCCTATTCGGTCGTCGGAATTCTGGCACTTTTGCTTGTACATCCTTTGAAAGATGACACTACAAAATCCTGGGTAAGAATGTTTTCGAAAATATTCTATTATACATTGTTGCCACTCATTATTTTACTTTTTGTGGCGATATTTACCCGAATTTTAGAATATGGATATACAGAACCGCGGTATTTTGTTTTGATGTTGGCTTTGTGGCTGACGACCGTCGTTCTATATTTTATCTTGAACATAACACAAACTATTAAATTTATACCCTTAAGTTTATTTCTTTTTGGTCTTTTTTCCCTTGCTTTTCCTTATTTTAATGCTTTTTCTGTGGCAAAAAGAAGTCAGAAAAGTGAATTGGTAAAAATATTGAACGAAAATAATCTACTTAAAAACGGTAAAATTAACTTTAGCAAAAAAATTCAAAGTGAAAAAGTACATGATATTGCAGATAAATTTAAATTTCTGGCGGAAAGAAAAGAGATTGATTTTTTACTTCCCTTCCTGCACTCTAAAGGACAAGTTGAACTAACAAAAAATATACAGGATGGCAATTACTACGAAATTAAAAATCTGACTAAAAATCAGTTTAAAAATATTAGTTATGATCTATCCGATAAAGAAATCAATCCTGCTTCACAAAATATTACTTTGGTTGCTAAAGATTTTAATGCAAACCTTTCCGGTTACCAATATCTTTTCAAAGCCTATAACTACAAAGATAATTTCTTCGAATTTGAGGGTAATACGATAGAATTAAAAATGCCGGTTAGCGTTTTCAAATCGGATTTTAATTTAATTTTTAATAAGCAGAAAGTTAATTTAGTTCCAGATTTACAAAAGCTGTTTAAAAAGTATCCAAATAATGGGGAAATCAAAGTTGATAATCTTTTCATCACGAAGAAAATTGGGAACTACGAATTCAAAATTATGTTTGATACGCTTATTCTCGTGAAGTCTGCAAATAAAGAAAGTCAGTTTCTTATCAATTCGGAATCGATTTTAATTCTTATCAGAAAATTATAA
- a CDS encoding RNA recognition motif domain-containing protein — MNIFVSNINYATQEQSLQDLFSEFGDVSSAKIITDRETGRSRGFGFVEMSDEDGKNAIEALNGKELDGKELNISEAKPREDKPRRSFDNNRSGGGGYGGGSRGGSGGGSGSGYGGGSRGGSNW; from the coding sequence ATGAACATTTTTGTTTCAAACATTAACTATGCAACTCAAGAACAGTCGTTGCAAGATTTATTTTCAGAATTTGGTGACGTATCGTCTGCCAAAATCATTACAGACAGAGAAACTGGGAGATCGAGAGGTTTCGGTTTCGTAGAAATGAGCGATGAAGATGGCAAGAATGCTATCGAAGCTCTAAACGGGAAAGAATTGGATGGTAAAGAACTTAACATTTCTGAAGCTAAGCCAAGAGAAGACAAACCAAGAAGAAGCTTTGACAACAACCGTTCAGGCGGTGGTGGTTATGGTGGTGGAAGTCGTGGCGGAAGCGGCGGTGGAAGCGGAAGCGGTTACGGCGGAGGAAGTCGTGGCGGTTCTAACTGGTAA
- a CDS encoding phosphatase PAP2 family protein encodes MADSSQEMTHRVSKLLSNFFNPMNSLVLYFLFFSIKNFSLKETGENFLPIFFLMIVPISGWIFYKVKSGAFTDSDVSDRNQRKQLYFFIGASLIIYLLFIYFRFNRVDWVLLYLLILLVTMQISNYFIKSSMHTALNIYVAALMFTIDPLLGIGWLSIAVAVGISRVILKRHTWAEVISGASIATIISFIYLYTHIQLL; translated from the coding sequence ATGGCAGATTCTTCCCAGGAAATGACACACCGAGTATCGAAATTACTTTCTAATTTCTTTAATCCTATGAATTCTCTCGTTCTCTATTTTCTTTTTTTTAGCATTAAAAATTTTTCGTTAAAAGAAACCGGAGAAAATTTTCTACCAATTTTTTTTCTCATGATTGTTCCCATTTCTGGATGGATTTTTTATAAAGTTAAAAGTGGTGCATTTACCGATTCAGATGTTTCTGATCGAAACCAACGCAAACAACTGTATTTTTTTATCGGCGCTTCTTTGATTATTTATTTACTTTTCATTTATTTCAGATTTAACCGTGTAGATTGGGTTCTTCTATATCTTTTAATTCTACTGGTAACCATGCAGATCAGCAACTATTTTATAAAAAGCTCAATGCATACGGCTCTGAACATTTATGTTGCTGCGTTAATGTTTACAATAGATCCATTGCTGGGAATTGGGTGGTTAAGTATAGCAGTTGCAGTTGGCATAAGTCGCGTAATTCTTAAAAGACATACTTGGGCAGAAGTTATTTCAGGCGCATCAATCGCCACAATTATATCTTTTATCTATCTTTATACTCATATTCAATTATTATAA